In Acidaminococcus timonensis, one DNA window encodes the following:
- a CDS encoding YerC/YecD family TrpR-related protein, which translates to MVAGLNQRELKQLANAFTLLKDEAGALAFLEDICTPNELKALSQRLEVAVRLHRGENYARIVKDTGASSTTVSRVNRCLNYGAGGYRTLIPELTNKGEETK; encoded by the coding sequence ATGGTAGCCGGACTAAACCAACGGGAACTGAAACAACTGGCCAATGCTTTCACCCTGCTGAAGGATGAAGCTGGGGCTCTGGCTTTCCTGGAAGACATCTGCACCCCCAACGAACTGAAGGCGCTGAGCCAGCGCCTGGAAGTGGCGGTGCGTCTTCACCGGGGCGAAAATTATGCCAGGATCGTCAAGGATACGGGCGCCAGCAGCACCACGGTATCCCGGGTGAATCGCTGTTTGAATTACGGGGCAGGGGGCTATCGGACCCTGATCCCGGAACTGACCAATAAAGGAGAAGAAACCAAATGA